The Aedes albopictus strain Foshan chromosome 1, AalbF5, whole genome shotgun sequence genomic interval GGCGGATTGAATTATGAAAAGTGCACCGAAAGTGTAAGAATTGTTATTCGGTTAATATTTTCCCTAGTTATTTAATAAAGCTCTacttgcagtttaaagctgctcGAAACACAGAACTTGTGTTAATGCTGCTTACAACCCGGTGAAATTCCCCTTCTGCCCCCGCAACATCCTTTAAAACTTTCGCGGCGGTAAGGTGTAGTGTAAGGCTGAGATGTGAGTGTATAGCCTTAAACCCCTTCTACAAACACCAAATGCCATCCGACCGGGAGACTGCGAAGATTTCTGGCGCCCCGACACGTACAACTACTTTGAATACGTTGTAAACGTTTGTGTAATGATTTGACGTACCGAAGTTGTACGTCAACTAACATCCAATCTACTTTAGAGCGGCACTTGTGGAGGAAACTGCTCGAAAATGAGCCTGGATTTAACCACATACAATAAGTCCGCTCAAATTGAATTACGGCTGAAGCAGCTGGCAGAAAAGCGCGCATTACAGCAGCGCGAGATAGAGGCCCAGAGGCGAATGTTTGCGCTTGAGCGAAAAGCCGTCCAGGAGAAATACGCCTTGCTGGAGAAACAATTGATAGAAAAGAGAAGTAATGACAAAAATCGGTGCCAAATGAGCCGCCGACCGGGTCAACGGAAGAGAATTCGATCGGCAATCGATTGTGAGATAGCTGTGAGAAATACATCCCCGACGATAAATAGTTGTGCTACGCTTGCTCAACAGATTCGGCACCAATCAGGAGCACGTGCCGAAGACTGTGGTAGTCTCCTTCGACAGGAATCTGAGGAAATATTATCAATGATTTGTAAGCCTGCCGAGCAGCAAAAATCGGTAGCCACTCGGAACAACATTGACCCACTACGATATTATAGTAATCAGCAGCAGAGCATCAGCGCGATTACCAAATCAGATCTATGCATTGAAAATAGAGAAACGAGCATGAGAGCGATAGATGAGAATGAGAATATGGTACTCTCTGTGGTCTCAGACGTAAAAACTCTAACGTTAGAGCAAGTTCAGTTATgctctttcaaaaatctctcctCATCCTTCGGAGAGAACACGACTCCTCATACTCGAACAGATGCTACAATCGATGTCGATAGGGTGCGGCGAGATAAGTTGTTTGCTCTAAATACACAAAGAGTACGCGATGAGTATGGATGCTCATGGGGTCATCCATGGCAGCAAAAGCAATGCAACATTGCAAGCGACTTTAGACAACAACGTACTCGAGCATTGGTGAGAGTAGAACACATCCACGTATCACTGAACTTGATTTGCACACCAAGACGAGAAATGCCTTTCGTTGTGCTTGTTGTGCGTTTATTACAATGGATTTTAGAGTCTCATACAGTCACTCTAACAGACGAATATCTTCGGTTGGATATGTCAACGTTCGGTTTCAGACTGAAAACGAACACATTGAAGCAGCTCATATATTATTGTACGATACAAGTCGGAATGTTCGGGAAGCAGTTGAAGCCGAAGTTGAGTTCCGTGACTAGTCAGTGCGACGAGGTGCCTGCTTCGAAAGAGATCATCGCGGTGATGCTTCGTAACATGAAggaaaatgcggaaccatatctGGATAAGAATGACGTCAAAATTGTCGTTATTTCTCCTGACAGCTATAATGATGTCCGGTTTCAGGCCTTAAAGTATGATGCAGTAAGCACCAGCAGGACGGAAGGTTATTTAAGTGCAACTCGAAGCCGTGCGAAGCATGTAAAATCGAATATTTATTCGCTCCACTCGGCTACGAGACTGTTTCCGAAGGTCATAGAACTTGTCGAGCTCCATGGAATTGTTCTGTGCAGAAGTTCTAGTCGCCATCTGCTGCTTCAGCATCAAGCAAACCAACTCTGTGGCGAAAAGGCATCATCTCCTGGTTTCAACTGGGATGAAGCTATTGGTTATGGTGCTTCCAGCGACCAGAAGCACAGTATCATTTGGGTCTATAAAAACGAAATTTTGATGCCCATGATCAACTGGCTCGAAAGTCTTTATCGTTCCATCATCTTATCGGCACCACCACACAGAGATTTGGAACCAATGGTAACTGATGATTTGGATAACAACGTCACCAAGATGTTGGCTGCGACGACTCACTTAAACAACACCACGGTCGACTTTCAAATCAAGTCGTACGTGTACGAGTGCCGCCCAGACGGCCTGCAAATCATCCACCTGGGCCGCGCCTGTGAAAAGCTGCTGCTCGCGGTCCGTTGCATCGCCAGCATCGACTGTCTTGGAGAGGTGTTTCCCATCTCAACCCACTCATACGGACAGCGTAACCACTACACCGAGAAGATCCCGACGGCCGGTAGTTTCACGCCCGGTGCCTTTATCAAACAGATCCAGCCGACCTTCCGTGAGATGCGTCTGTTGATCATCATCGACCCCCAGCTCGTCACAGAAGCCTCGTACGTCAGCACTTCGGCCATTGTATTCTGCAACACTGAGTTGCCGGTCAAGTTCGCCGACATTGCCATTCCGTCCAACAACAAGTCGCCGTACCTCTTCGGTCCGATGTGCCTGTTGGACcacaaggtgttacgtctgcgtGGCAAGATAACCCACGACAAGTGGGAAGTCAAGCCCAATCCGGAGGATTCCGAGAAGGAACAGGCCCTGGAAGCTGCCCTGGCCGCCAATGACCTCTACCCGGAGGAACCGATCGTGGTCGATGAGACCAACTTTGCCGGCGATGATGCTGCTCTACCAGCATCGACATCTGCTGCTGCCCCAGTGATGCAGACCGATTACTGGAACGATGATGCGACGCAGACCTCTGGATCATGGGAAGGCGGCGGTAACTTCTAGTAGTGGGGCAACCAGTACGTGAAGCAATTCACCATCATTGTTAGAACCTGAATGTAGATCCGGGCTTCATGAGATCGTCAGTGAAGAGGATTAGACGGCGAAAGCTGCACGGACGATGCATTACAGGCGTAGTATTTGGGAGACTGTTGTGTGAAGGTATTGCTGATGATTAGGATATTTGGTTCAAGTAAAACTGGACTCTGAtggccagtgttacgggggggagaATGTTACCGCTGGCCACGCTGCCAGTCGGTACGTTAAGAGAGAGTTTTTAGACAAGCGAAAAAAACCTAGAGAAGACGCTGATCAGTTGCAATTGCTATGCGGACAATTCAGGCAGGCAGCTCGAGGTAGTTCAAAACAGTACATATTGTTGAACTCTAAATACTTATCAAATTTATTAATCTAGAATTCTTCTATAAATATGTTtcgtagttcctggataaaattaTAAAACGAGAGTAGCTCTCTTGGTTTAAACTTGTGTATAGAAGCTACCATGTGAGGATAAAGATTCTTAGAAGTTTGGCCAAATAATAACTAGTTCATATTGCAGATGTATTGTGAGCTCGAGATATTTGTTGCGTTGAAAGGCGGATTGAATTATGAAAAGTGCACCGAAAGTGTAAGAATTGTTATTCGGTTAATATTTTCCCTAGTTATTTAATAAAGCTCTacttgcagtttaaagctgctcGAAACACAGAACTTGTGTTAATGCTGCTTACAACCCGGTGAAATTCCCCTTCTGCCCCCGCAACACAAAGTATATGCTGATCCACCTATCagagtggggctaattttaaaaaatctctccgggatatgattttccaagtggaaagtgatctactagtcgagaTATGTGAACTgtacgatttcggttgatatttaggggtggcgcaaagggttttagtgaaatttttgcttcaacaaaccttcaaaaaacatttcaaaatttatttttgaacataacatttctagactaaatcggtgattccagAACccaatttgtgctcaaaattgtgatatctccactggtttccgaggtaTTAAAAAAAAGTCATATTTTGCTATCTAATCCAAAATATAATGTAATACGAAATTTTTTTCGAATACCTCTGAAACCAGTAGAGCTattgcaattttgagcacaaatttagcCTATTTAGGTTTTAGAATCACCGATATAGTCTAggaatgttatgtttgaaaattagttttgtaatgttttttgaaggtttgttctagcaaaaaaaattcacttaaaccctttgcgccgcccctaaatatcaaccgaaatcactcatttttgtacagctcacttatttcgactagtagatcactttccacttaggAAATctaatcccggagagatttttaaaaattagccCCAGCCTAACCTATCAGTGGAAGTGAGATTGCTAGAACAATTCTTGGCGCCAATAATCATCATATATATTAAATCCCAGTGTTGTCTGTCTTTCCGTccgttttgaaatatttcattgaaatgtttaacAGAATGAAAGTTACAGTAATCATTGCACCTGTGTTaaattggtgcatcgttgcattggtgcttcGTTAAATTGGTatatccacagagaacagacatccaagtccaatctgaattttgtgtaaggaatatttcatcggcaacacaaggtGCAATAGCGCGGCGCtgtaatcggttaatttcccatactaattgaattcaccacttgaaatgtttcaattcaccactgactgtggcaatatcgtgtatggcggcgttagtgttgtcatcgtgtattggtttgcaaccaacTGAactgaagattcaaatccttacacaactttctgagtgAAATTTGTTCTAGTCAGGATGTTGCGACATTGCATTTGTGCATCGTTGCATGGGCGcatcgttgcataggtgcatcgttgaATTGGAACATCTTTGCTTGTTgcgtcgttgcattggtgcaccgTTGGCGTTGCATTGGTCGTACATCAACGAATCGTAGAATTTGTAAAGCAATGTTTTGCTAAATCAATTTAGCAGTTTCCTTAgaagtttctagaattttctttccattctatggatcagaaccctacaacagtcatttACAATCAAAAAGTGGATACTTGGAAGTATACCTTCTACCGCTTCTCAATGAAATGCCCAATTccgtgaaatatttcacatatgtaTTGATGTAATAGCTTTGTGGAATCTTTCAAAAGATTTTGTTCTAGAAGATTCTGTGGGCAAAAATCATAGATacgaaatcccagagttgtctgtccttccgtcacgctttaaaatgtctcattgaaatgtttcacatgaTATGACTGTTAAACAAGTAAGATCTGTGCATTCTGCCGTCGTGCATTGGTGCATTATTGCATTAATGGTGTATCGCTGCATTATTGCATTGTTTTATTGATGCATTAACACAACAACAATAAATACAACAGTCATATACTATCTAAGGTTGGATACATAATAGTATAACTTCTGGCGCTTTCCAAAGAGATGcaccatgctgagtgaaatatttcacatatgtaTTTTATACATTAGCCTTCAAGGAAAGTTCTAGAAATTTTCCTTCCAGGAGATTCTAGGATTTTCTTGATTAGATAACAAAACCAATATTTAGGAACGGGTGAAGCATCTCACGAGTGTTGGGAGTTTCCGCCATTGGAAGCTGTAACTGCAAATCAAGTGTTAACGGTAaattcacagagaacagacatccaggctagaacaaatttgatTCGGAaacttgtgtaaggatttgaatctttacttgagtaaggttgcaaaccaatacacgatgacaacactaacgccaccaaacaccatattgccacagtcagtggtgaattgaaatatttcaagtggtgaattaaattagtatgggaaattaaccgattgcagcgccacgctattgccacttgtgttgccgatttcaaaaggcagttaaattccttacacagtttcggaactagaCTTGGATGTCTGTACTCTGTGGTAAATTGTTAACTCAGTAGTGACAGCTATATTAACGCACAATTGAAAATTACAAATtggcaataaacttgatcaaaatcgcctaatactttgtatgggcgaagcaataaaaattcagatttttgcTGAATTACTGGAAGACCTAtct includes:
- the LOC109432723 gene encoding uncharacterized protein LOC109432723 encodes the protein MSLDLTTYNKSAQIELRLKQLAEKRALQQREIEAQRRMFALERKAVQEKYALLEKQLIEKRSNDKNRCQMSRRPGQRKRIRSAIDCEIAVRNTSPTINSCATLAQQIRHQSGARAEDCGSLLRQESEEILSMICKPAEQQKSVATRNNIDPLRYYSNQQQSISAITKSDLCIENRETSMRAIDENENMVLSVVSDVKTLTLEQVQLCSFKNLSSSFGENTTPHTRTDATIDVDRVRRDKLFALNTQRVRDEYGCSWGHPWQQKQCNIASDFRQQRTRALVRVEHIHVSLNLICTPRREMPFVVLVVRLLQWILESHTVTLTDEYLRLDMSTFGFRLKTNTLKQLIYYCTIQVGMFGKQLKPKLSSVTSQCDEVPASKEIIAVMLRNMKENAEPYLDKNDVKIVVISPDSYNDVRFQALKYDAVSTSRTEGYLSATRSRAKHVKSNIYSLHSATRLFPKVIELVELHGIVLCRSSSRHLLLQHQANQLCGEKASSPGFNWDEAIGYGASSDQKHSIIWVYKNEILMPMINWLESLYRSIILSAPPHRDLEPMVTDDLDNNVTKMLAATTHLNNTTVDFQIKSYVYECRPDGLQIIHLGRACEKLLLAVRCIASIDCLGEVFPISTHSYGQRNHYTEKIPTAGSFTPGAFIKQIQPTFREMRLLIIIDPQLVTEASYVSTSAIVFCNTELPVKFADIAIPSNNKSPYLFGPMCLLDHKVLRLRGKITHDKWEVKPNPEDSEKEQALEAALAANDLYPEEPIVVDETNFAGDDAALPASTSAAAPVMQTDYWNDDATQTSGSWEGGGNF